The following is a genomic window from Chryseobacterium sp. StRB126.
AACAAATAGAACCTATCATCGAAAGAACCTTACTAAATAAGAATGTTGAGGTGTATGTCTATGATTTTGATTAATTAGTGATGAAAGAATTTGAAATAAGAGCAGATTATACCCGTGATACTATTGTTGTCTATCAGGCTTACAATAAAGCTATTGCAAAAGCAGCTATAGAGAATCAGAAGTTTAGTGCTCCTTTTTCATTCAGTAGGATGACGTGGATTAAACCTTCTTTTCTTTGGATGATGGAACGAAGCAATTACGGACAGAAATCCAATCAGGAATGTACTCTTGCAATACATATTAAGCGGGAAGCTTGGGAAAAAGTCTTGAAACTGGCTATTTTAACCTCTCCTGAAAAAAGAGTCTATCCCAATCCCAAAATTTGGGAAGAAGAATTTGAAAATGCGAAAGTGTATGTACAATGGGATCCTGAAAGAAATATTAAAGGAAACAAATTGGAATATCGTTCCATTCAAGTTGGAATCAGCCGTTATCTGATAGAAGAATTTAATGAAGACTGGATTGTAAAAATAGAAGATTATTCCCCTCTGGTAAAAAAGATTTTAACCCTTACCAAGCAAGGAGAATTTAATAAAGCAAAGAAGCTATTGCCTATAGAAAAAACATATCCGTTATCCCATGAAATTGCTCAGAGGATAGGATCATAAAATTAAGGATAACAAGATGAAAACAACAAGATTGTACAGACCGGTAGGAGAGAAGGAAATGGTATTGATTATAGAGAATGGATACAAAGAATTTCCGCCCAGACTGGAATGGCAACCCATCTTTTATCCGGTATTGGATGAAGACTATGCCTCAGAAATAGCTGAGAAATGGAATACCAGAGATGAGTTTGGAAACTATCTTGGTTTTGTAACCCGTTTTGATGTTTCAGAGGAAGCTGCCAATCAATATCCGGCACAGAATGTAGGGGCAAGAAACCATAATGAGCTGTGGGTTCCTTCAGAAGAGCTGGAAGCATTTAATCAAGCTATTGTGGGAAACATAGAAGTAATTAAAGTATTTGTGGGAAACGACTTTAAGGGATCAACAAATACAGAAATAGAAAGCTTGGTAAGCGCTTTAAAAATAACTACCACGAATCCATAAGATTATAAAAAATATTAGGGCATTCGTGGCCAAACACAAAAATAACCATGACCAATAAAGGAATGGCAAAAGATACATTGGATATCTTGGCCAGAAAATATTATATCAATACAGACAACGAAAAAATAGATATATCGAAAGAGCTGGAAATCAGTAAAAAAGAAACCGCTCTTTTCATTCCGGAACAACTTGCTGAATTAACTGTTGCTCCAATGCCTGAAACTCATTTTGAAACTCAATTTGAAACCTGGCGTTGCAGCTCTTTAAAAGCTATTTTAGATTTAGCAGCAGAAGAAGATCAGGAAAAAATAATGTGCTTGAACTTTGCATCAGCGAAAAATCCAGGTGGAGGATTCATCAATGGAGCAGAAGCTCAGGAAGAAAG
Proteins encoded in this region:
- a CDS encoding DUF4291 domain-containing protein — encoded protein: MKEFEIRADYTRDTIVVYQAYNKAIAKAAIENQKFSAPFSFSRMTWIKPSFLWMMERSNYGQKSNQECTLAIHIKREAWEKVLKLAILTSPEKRVYPNPKIWEEEFENAKVYVQWDPERNIKGNKLEYRSIQVGISRYLIEEFNEDWIVKIEDYSPLVKKILTLTKQGEFNKAKKLLPIEKTYPLSHEIAQRIGS